Proteins from a single region of Pongo pygmaeus isolate AG05252 chromosome 3, NHGRI_mPonPyg2-v2.0_pri, whole genome shotgun sequence:
- the OCIAD1 gene encoding OCIA domain-containing protein 1 isoform X1: MRLFLDCWISDPAVRSDVISCRKMNGRADFREPNAEVPRPIPHIGPDYIPTEEERRVFAECNDESFWFRSVPLAATSMLITQGLISKGILSSHPKYGSIPKLIFACIMGYFAGKLSYVKTCQEKFKKLENSPLGEALRSGQARRSSPPGHYYQKSKYDSNVSGQSSFVTSPAADNIEMLPHYEPIPFSSSMNESAPTGITDHIVQGPDPNLEESPKRKNITYEELRNKNRESYEVSLTQKTDPSVRPMHERVPKKEVKVNKYGDTWDE; the protein is encoded by the exons ATGCGTCTGTTCCTAGACTGCTGGATCTCAGATCCCGCAGTGAGGTCTGACGTCATTTCCTGCC GAAAAATGAATGGGAGGGCTGATTTTCGAGAGCCGAATGCAGAGGTTCCAAGACCAATTCCCC ACATAGGGCCTGATTACATTCcaacagaggaagaaaggagagtcTTCGCAGAATGCAATGATGAAAGCTTCTGGTTCAGAT CTGTGCCTTTGGCTGCAACAAGTATGTTGATTACTCAAGGATTAATTAGtaaag gaatacTTTCAAGTCATCCCAAATATGGTTCCATCCCTAAACTTATAT TTGCTTGTATCATGGGATACTTTGCTGGAAAACTTTCTTATGTGAAAACTTGCCAAGAGAAATTCAAGAAACTTGAAAATTCCCCCCTTGGAGAAGCTTTACGATCAGGACAAGCACGACGATCTTCACCACCTGG GCATTATTATCAGAAGTCAAAATATGACTCAAATGTGAGTGGTCAATCATCTTTTGTGACATCCCCAGCAGCAGACAACATAGAAATGCTTCCTCATTATGAgccaattccattcagttcttcTATGAATGAATCTGCTCCCACTGGTATTACTGATCATATTGTCCAAG GACCTGATCCCAACCTTGAAGAAAgtcctaaaagaaaaaatattacatatgagGAATTAAGGAATAAGAACAGAGAGTCATATGAAGTATCTTTAACACAAAAGACTGACCCCTCAGTCAGGCCTATGCATGAAAGAGTGCCAAAAAAAGAAG
- the OCIAD1 gene encoding OCIA domain-containing protein 1 isoform X4, which translates to MRLFLDCWISDPAVRSDVISCRKMNGRADFREPNAEVPRPIPHIGPDYIPTEEERRVFAECNDESFWFRSVPLAATSMLITQGLISKGILSSHPKYGSIPKLIFACIMGYFAGKLSYVKTCQEKFKKLENSPLGEALRSGQARRSSPPGHYYQKSKYDSNVSGQSSFVTSPAADNIEMLPHYEPIPFSSSMNESAPTGITDHIVQGRNFS; encoded by the exons ATGCGTCTGTTCCTAGACTGCTGGATCTCAGATCCCGCAGTGAGGTCTGACGTCATTTCCTGCC GAAAAATGAATGGGAGGGCTGATTTTCGAGAGCCGAATGCAGAGGTTCCAAGACCAATTCCCC ACATAGGGCCTGATTACATTCcaacagaggaagaaaggagagtcTTCGCAGAATGCAATGATGAAAGCTTCTGGTTCAGAT CTGTGCCTTTGGCTGCAACAAGTATGTTGATTACTCAAGGATTAATTAGtaaag gaatacTTTCAAGTCATCCCAAATATGGTTCCATCCCTAAACTTATAT TTGCTTGTATCATGGGATACTTTGCTGGAAAACTTTCTTATGTGAAAACTTGCCAAGAGAAATTCAAGAAACTTGAAAATTCCCCCCTTGGAGAAGCTTTACGATCAGGACAAGCACGACGATCTTCACCACCTGG GCATTATTATCAGAAGTCAAAATATGACTCAAATGTGAGTGGTCAATCATCTTTTGTGACATCCCCAGCAGCAGACAACATAGAAATGCTTCCTCATTATGAgccaattccattcagttcttcTATGAATGAATCTGCTCCCACTGGTATTACTGATCATATTGTCCAAGGTAGAAACTTCTCTTGA
- the OCIAD1 gene encoding OCIA domain-containing protein 1 isoform X2, translating into MYEVLSYQGNSLETQCPQAGHLFTLCLTAVPLAATSMLITQGLISKGILSSHPKYGSIPKLIFACIMGYFAGKLSYVKTCQEKFKKLENSPLGEALRSGQARRSSPPGHYYQKSKYDSNVSGQSSFVTSPAADNIEMLPHYEPIPFSSSMNESAPTGITDHIVQGPDPNLEESPKRKNITYEELRNKNRESYEVSLTQKTDPSVRPMHERVPKKEVKVNKYGDTWDE; encoded by the exons ATGTATGAAGTTTTATCTTACCAGGGGAACTCATTGGAGACTCAGTGCCCACAGGCTGGTCACTTATTCACTCTCTGCCTAACAG CTGTGCCTTTGGCTGCAACAAGTATGTTGATTACTCAAGGATTAATTAGtaaag gaatacTTTCAAGTCATCCCAAATATGGTTCCATCCCTAAACTTATAT TTGCTTGTATCATGGGATACTTTGCTGGAAAACTTTCTTATGTGAAAACTTGCCAAGAGAAATTCAAGAAACTTGAAAATTCCCCCCTTGGAGAAGCTTTACGATCAGGACAAGCACGACGATCTTCACCACCTGG GCATTATTATCAGAAGTCAAAATATGACTCAAATGTGAGTGGTCAATCATCTTTTGTGACATCCCCAGCAGCAGACAACATAGAAATGCTTCCTCATTATGAgccaattccattcagttcttcTATGAATGAATCTGCTCCCACTGGTATTACTGATCATATTGTCCAAG GACCTGATCCCAACCTTGAAGAAAgtcctaaaagaaaaaatattacatatgagGAATTAAGGAATAAGAACAGAGAGTCATATGAAGTATCTTTAACACAAAAGACTGACCCCTCAGTCAGGCCTATGCATGAAAGAGTGCCAAAAAAAGAAG
- the OCIAD1 gene encoding OCIA domain-containing protein 1 isoform X3: protein MRLFLDCWISDPAVRSDVISCRKMNGRADFREPNAEVPRPIPHIGPDYIPTEEERRVFAECNDESFWFRSVPLAATSMLITQGLISKGILSSHPKYGSIPKLIFACIMGYFAGKLSYVKTCQEKFKKLENSPLGEALRSGQARRSSPPGHYYQKSKYDSNVSGQSSFVTSPAADNIEMLPHYEPIPFSSSMNESAPTGITDHIVQVKVNKYGDTWDE from the exons ATGCGTCTGTTCCTAGACTGCTGGATCTCAGATCCCGCAGTGAGGTCTGACGTCATTTCCTGCC GAAAAATGAATGGGAGGGCTGATTTTCGAGAGCCGAATGCAGAGGTTCCAAGACCAATTCCCC ACATAGGGCCTGATTACATTCcaacagaggaagaaaggagagtcTTCGCAGAATGCAATGATGAAAGCTTCTGGTTCAGAT CTGTGCCTTTGGCTGCAACAAGTATGTTGATTACTCAAGGATTAATTAGtaaag gaatacTTTCAAGTCATCCCAAATATGGTTCCATCCCTAAACTTATAT TTGCTTGTATCATGGGATACTTTGCTGGAAAACTTTCTTATGTGAAAACTTGCCAAGAGAAATTCAAGAAACTTGAAAATTCCCCCCTTGGAGAAGCTTTACGATCAGGACAAGCACGACGATCTTCACCACCTGG GCATTATTATCAGAAGTCAAAATATGACTCAAATGTGAGTGGTCAATCATCTTTTGTGACATCCCCAGCAGCAGACAACATAGAAATGCTTCCTCATTATGAgccaattccattcagttcttcTATGAATGAATCTGCTCCCACTGGTATTACTGATCATATTGTCCAAG
- the OCIAD1 gene encoding OCIA domain-containing protein 1 isoform X6, whose amino-acid sequence MNGRADFREPNAEVPRPIPHIGPDYIPTEEERRVFAECNDESFWFRSVPLAATSMLITQGLISKGILSSHPKYGSIPKLIFACIMGYFAGKLSYVKTCQEKFKKLENSPLGEALRSGQARRSSPPGHYYQKSKYDSNVSGQSSFVTSPAADNIEMLPHYEPIPFSSSMNESAPTGITDHIVQGPDPNLEESPKRKNITYEELRNKNRESYEVSLTQKTDPSVRPMHERVPKKEVKVNKYGDTWDE is encoded by the exons ATGAATGGGAGGGCTGATTTTCGAGAGCCGAATGCAGAGGTTCCAAGACCAATTCCCC ACATAGGGCCTGATTACATTCcaacagaggaagaaaggagagtcTTCGCAGAATGCAATGATGAAAGCTTCTGGTTCAGAT CTGTGCCTTTGGCTGCAACAAGTATGTTGATTACTCAAGGATTAATTAGtaaag gaatacTTTCAAGTCATCCCAAATATGGTTCCATCCCTAAACTTATAT TTGCTTGTATCATGGGATACTTTGCTGGAAAACTTTCTTATGTGAAAACTTGCCAAGAGAAATTCAAGAAACTTGAAAATTCCCCCCTTGGAGAAGCTTTACGATCAGGACAAGCACGACGATCTTCACCACCTGG GCATTATTATCAGAAGTCAAAATATGACTCAAATGTGAGTGGTCAATCATCTTTTGTGACATCCCCAGCAGCAGACAACATAGAAATGCTTCCTCATTATGAgccaattccattcagttcttcTATGAATGAATCTGCTCCCACTGGTATTACTGATCATATTGTCCAAG GACCTGATCCCAACCTTGAAGAAAgtcctaaaagaaaaaatattacatatgagGAATTAAGGAATAAGAACAGAGAGTCATATGAAGTATCTTTAACACAAAAGACTGACCCCTCAGTCAGGCCTATGCATGAAAGAGTGCCAAAAAAAGAAG
- the OCIAD1 gene encoding OCIA domain-containing protein 1 isoform X5: MNGRADFREPNAEVPRPIPHIGPDYIPTEEERRVFAECNDESFWFRSVPLAATSMLITQGLISKGILSSHPKYGSIPKLIFACIMGYFAGKLSYVKTCQEKFKKLENSPLGEALRSGQARRSSPPGHYYQKSKYDSNVSGQSSFVTSPAADNIEMLPHYEPIPFSSSMNESAPTGITDHIVQVKVNKYGDTWDE; the protein is encoded by the exons ATGAATGGGAGGGCTGATTTTCGAGAGCCGAATGCAGAGGTTCCAAGACCAATTCCCC ACATAGGGCCTGATTACATTCcaacagaggaagaaaggagagtcTTCGCAGAATGCAATGATGAAAGCTTCTGGTTCAGAT CTGTGCCTTTGGCTGCAACAAGTATGTTGATTACTCAAGGATTAATTAGtaaag gaatacTTTCAAGTCATCCCAAATATGGTTCCATCCCTAAACTTATAT TTGCTTGTATCATGGGATACTTTGCTGGAAAACTTTCTTATGTGAAAACTTGCCAAGAGAAATTCAAGAAACTTGAAAATTCCCCCCTTGGAGAAGCTTTACGATCAGGACAAGCACGACGATCTTCACCACCTGG GCATTATTATCAGAAGTCAAAATATGACTCAAATGTGAGTGGTCAATCATCTTTTGTGACATCCCCAGCAGCAGACAACATAGAAATGCTTCCTCATTATGAgccaattccattcagttcttcTATGAATGAATCTGCTCCCACTGGTATTACTGATCATATTGTCCAAG